The genomic interval GTCAAACAAGAAGAAAAAGCTTATATCTTACTCAATAAGCCTAAAGATTATATTACCACTGTTTCGGATGAAAAAGGTCGCAGAACGGTTATGGACCTTATTCGATTGACCAAAGATGTGCGCGTATACCCTATTGGAAGACTTGATCGAGCAACAACAGGTCTCTTGCTTTTAACCAATGATGGCGAATTGGCGTTAAAGCTAGCGCATCCTCGTTACAAAATTAGCAAGGTCTATTTGGTTGAGTTGGACAAACTATTGACCAGTTCAAACATGAGAAAGCTGGTTGAAGAGGGCGTTGAACTTGAGGACGGCAAGGTGGTTGTTGACGAAATAGTATTTCAACCGGGTGATAAAAAAACAGTTACCGTTGAAATTCATAGCGGTAAATATAGAGTTGTCCGTCGTATTTTTGAAGCTATTGGTTATGAAGTGCGCAAGCTTGACCGTATATCCTATGCTGGCTTGACCAAGCAAGGACTCCGCGTTGGCCAATGTCGATTTTTAGAACCGCAAGAAGTTGCGATGTTGAAGAAAATGGGCGGCATTAAAGAGTAGCGCTTATTCATATTTTTGCTAAAGTAACGCTTAATAATAAGAAAAAAATACTATCACATACTATTTAGGTTATTCAGATGTCAAACGCACATATCATTGTTGAGCAATCATTAGGATTACAAGGTCAAGCGGATTTAGTTGGCGCAAAAAATGCGGTACTCGTTATTATTGCTTCGTTAATTTTAACGCGTGGCAAATCTACGTTGACTAATGTTCCCTCGTCTGATGATGTGTTGCATATGATTGCGTTATTGCAAGATTTAGGCGCCGAAGTTGAATTTATACCTCAGTCCCATGTTTTGCACGTTGATACGACAGGTATTCATAAGTACAAAGTCAAATATGACATCATGAAAAAAATGCGGGCTTCCATTTTAGTAATGGGCCCACTATTAGCACGATTTGGCAAGGCAGATGTTGCTTTGCCGGGTGGCTGCGTGTTGGGTGCTCGTCCGATAGATTATCATCTGAAAAATTTTACTAAAATGGGCGTTACTATTGATATGCAAGAACACGCAATTTCTGCGTATGCAGCTAAAATAGTGCCTACCAAATTAGTGCTTGATTATCCGAGTGTGGGCGCAACTGAAAATTTGATGATGGCAGCTACACTAACCGACGGAGTAACGCGTATCGTTAATGCGGCGCTCGAACCGGAAGTGTTAGATTTAGTTGATGTTCTCCGCAAGATGGGTGCTCATATTAATATTTTGCCGCCTGCTACCATTGAAATTATTGGCGTGACGAGTCTGCATGCGGTTGAGCACGCTATCATTCACGATCGATTGGAAGCGGGCACCTTGTTGCTTGCGACCGCTATAACGGGCGGTGAAATTTATTTACCCCAAGCTTCAGAAGCCACGTTAGAAATGGTGTTGATGAAGCTGCAAGAGATGGGGCATAGCATCACGGTTGGAGAGCAAGGCAAGGGCGTTCGTCTGAAGTCTTGTGCTTCTCCACGCGCTGTGTCATTCAAAACAGCTCCCTATCCTGGATTTCCTACCGACTTGCAAGCCCCTATGATGGCGTTACAATGTTTGGCTGACGGGACCAGTATTATTGAAGAGACTGTGTTTGAAAATAGATTGCTTCACGTGCGTGAATTATCCAAAATGGGTGCTCAAATCAAGGTTGAGCATAATACCGCAATAGTCACGGGCATCGAAGCCTTGTATGGCACCAATGTCATTGCTACCGATATTCGTGCATCGTGCTCTTTGGTGATGGCGGGAATGGTTGCTCAAGGAGTAACGGTTATGACCGGCATTCATCATTGGCAACGAGGCTATGAAGCATTGGAAAAGAAATTGCAGGCATTAGGAGCAAACATCAGACTTAATGGCGCGGATGATGCTATTGTGCCCGATGCGCACGAAATGAGTCGCTTGAAAAAAGCTGGCATCTCTTCTCAATTTTTACGTTAAAAACTTCACATTAATTCAGCGAGCTCTTTAGTCACTTTTGCTTGACGGAGCTTGTTGTAATCTAGTTTTGTTTGATCAAGCAGATTCTGTGCATTGCGCGTTGAGCTATCCATCGACAGAAAGCGCGCGGCATGTTCTGCTATGAGCGATTGAAAAA from Candidatus Dependentiae bacterium carries:
- the murA gene encoding UDP-N-acetylglucosamine 1-carboxyvinyltransferase, with the translated sequence MSNAHIIVEQSLGLQGQADLVGAKNAVLVIIASLILTRGKSTLTNVPSSDDVLHMIALLQDLGAEVEFIPQSHVLHVDTTGIHKYKVKYDIMKKMRASILVMGPLLARFGKADVALPGGCVLGARPIDYHLKNFTKMGVTIDMQEHAISAYAAKIVPTKLVLDYPSVGATENLMMAATLTDGVTRIVNAALEPEVLDLVDVLRKMGAHINILPPATIEIIGVTSLHAVEHAIIHDRLEAGTLLLATAITGGEIYLPQASEATLEMVLMKLQEMGHSITVGEQGKGVRLKSCASPRAVSFKTAPYPGFPTDLQAPMMALQCLADGTSIIEETVFENRLLHVRELSKMGAQIKVEHNTAIVTGIEALYGTNVIATDIRASCSLVMAGMVAQGVTVMTGIHHWQRGYEALEKKLQALGANIRLNGADDAIVPDAHEMSRLKKAGISSQFLR
- a CDS encoding pseudouridine synthase; translated protein: MKKNNSTNFPKPKKTHKKSKFPVVTKFPKTSSFPKDSKFPKETDYSKTTKFPKVVRHPKHPYISEDEQGFKKDIYSNKPQSSKFNKPSKFTKPRGTTKPVKATNPTKPTKTPVASEAMSLSKYLALGGVGSRRKVTELIKEGFVTVNNKSVTEPGYKLLDKDIVRAKGELVKQEEKAYILLNKPKDYITTVSDEKGRRTVMDLIRLTKDVRVYPIGRLDRATTGLLLLTNDGELALKLAHPRYKISKVYLVELDKLLTSSNMRKLVEEGVELEDGKVVVDEIVFQPGDKKTVTVEIHSGKYRVVRRIFEAIGYEVRKLDRISYAGLTKQGLRVGQCRFLEPQEVAMLKKMGGIKE